The following proteins are co-located in the Apium graveolens cultivar Ventura chromosome 5, ASM990537v1, whole genome shotgun sequence genome:
- the LOC141723634 gene encoding hypersensitive-induced response protein 1 yields the protein MGNLFCCIQVDQSTVAIKEHFGKFDDVLDPGCHCLPWVFGYQIAGHLSLRVQQLDVKCETKTKDNVFVNVVASIQYRALSEKANDAFYRLSNTRSQIQAYVFDVIRGTVPKLNLDAAFEQKNDIAKAVEDELEKAMSHYGYEIVQTLIVDIEPDEHVKRAMNEINAAARLRMAATEKAEAEKILQIKRAEGEAESKYLSGLGIARQRQAIVDGLRDSVLGFSVNVPGTTAKDVMDMVLVTQYFDTMKEIGASSKSSAVFIPHGPGAVRDVATQIRDGLLQGSYAQQ from the exons ATGGGTAATCTCTTTTGCTGCATTCAAGTGGATCAGTCCACTGTTGCTATTAAGGAGCACTTTGGGAAGTTTGATGATGTCCTTGATCCGGGATGCCATTGCCTACCATGGGTCTTCGGTTATCAGATTGCAGGTCATCTGTCTCTTAGGGTCCAACAGTTGGATGTCAAGTGTGAAACAAAAACAAAG GACAATGTATTCGTCAATGTTGTAGCATCGATTCAGTACCGCGCCCTGTCAGAAAAGGCCAATGATGCGTTTTACCGACTCTCAAATACAAGGTCTCAGATTCAAGCCTACGTCTTTGATG TTATCAGAGGTACGGTTCCTAAGCTCAACCTAGATGCTGCCTTTGAGCAGAAAAATGACATTGCCAAGGCCGTTGAAGATGAACTTGAAAAG GCAATGTCTCATTATGGATATGAGATCGTCCAGACACTGATAGTTGATATCGAACCTGATGAGCATGTCAAGAGAGCAATGAATGAGATCAATGCAG CTGCAAGGCTGAGGATGGCAGCTACTGAAAAGGCTGAGGCTGAAAAGATTCTTCAGATCAAGAGAGCTGAAGGCGAGGCCGAGTCAAAGTACCTCTCGGGACTGGGTATAGCACGCCAGCGCCAGGCAATTGTTGATGGTTTAAGAGACAGCGTGTTGGGCTTCTCAGTTAATGTGCCAGGCACAACTGCAAAGGATGTCATGGACATGGTTCTCGTCACTCAATATTTTGACACAATGAAGGAAATTGGTGCTTCATCAAAGTCTTCTGCTGTGTTCATACCACATGGGCCTGGTGCAGTTCGTGACGTTGCTACACAGATTCGTGACGGGCTTCTTCAGGGATCTTATGCCCAGCAATAA